The following coding sequences are from one Limnobacter sp. SAORIC-580 window:
- the tkt gene encoding transketolase: MSSSSKNMANAIRALAMDAVQAAKSGHPGMPMGMAEIAVALWARHLKHNPQNPLWADRDRFVLSNGHGSMLIYALLHLTGYDLPIEELKNFRQLHSKTPGHPEVDITPGVETTTGPLGQGIANAVGLALAEKLLAAEFNEAGFPVVDHNTYVFLGDGCLMEGISHEACSLAGTLGLSKLIVMYDDNGISIDGEVEHWFADNTPKRFEAYGWNVIPNVNGHDVDAVDAAIAQAKQNAALDKGPTLICCKTNIGEGSPNLAGTDKVHGAPLGEAEIAATRAAIGWEHAPFEIPAEVYNAWDAQVEGAARQSAWDKLFEAYSAKFPAKAAEFKRRMAGDLPAQFEQTAARLLAEVAAKGETIATRKASQNAITLLAAELPELLGGSADLTGSNLTNWPKCVAVRRNKEGFTAGNHINWGVREFGMSAALNGVALHGGYIPFGATFLTFSDYSRNALRMAALMKKRNIFVFTHDSIGLGEDGPTHQPVEHAATLRLLPNMDVWRPADSVESMAAWNSAVMRKDGPSSLLFSRQNLPFLARSESALNSIAKGGYVLADAADAKVTLIATGSEIEIAMNTQKTLAEKGIAARVVSMPSTNVFDRQSAAYKAEVLGTAPIAVIEAGMTDGWYKYIAQAGVKGTVLGMSTFGESAPAGALFKHFGLTTEKFTEAALALAQ; this comes from the coding sequence ATGTCCTCTTCGTCAAAGAACATGGCCAACGCGATTCGCGCGCTCGCCATGGATGCAGTTCAAGCCGCCAAATCCGGGCACCCTGGCATGCCAATGGGCATGGCCGAAATCGCTGTGGCCTTGTGGGCCCGTCACTTGAAGCACAATCCTCAGAACCCGTTGTGGGCTGATCGTGATCGCTTCGTGTTGTCCAACGGTCACGGTTCCATGCTGATTTACGCGCTGCTGCACCTGACCGGCTATGACCTGCCGATTGAGGAACTGAAAAATTTCCGTCAGCTGCATTCTAAAACACCAGGCCACCCTGAGGTTGACATTACCCCCGGAGTTGAAACCACCACCGGCCCATTGGGGCAGGGTATTGCGAACGCGGTTGGTTTGGCTTTGGCCGAGAAGCTGTTGGCTGCTGAATTCAATGAAGCGGGTTTCCCTGTCGTTGACCACAACACCTACGTGTTCCTGGGCGATGGTTGCCTGATGGAAGGTATTTCTCACGAGGCCTGTTCGCTGGCCGGTACCTTGGGCCTGTCCAAGCTCATCGTGATGTATGACGACAATGGCATTTCCATTGACGGTGAAGTAGAGCACTGGTTTGCCGACAACACGCCCAAGCGTTTTGAAGCCTACGGCTGGAACGTGATTCCGAATGTGAATGGCCATGATGTAGACGCCGTGGATGCCGCAATTGCCCAAGCCAAACAAAACGCTGCCTTGGACAAGGGCCCAACCCTGATTTGCTGCAAAACAAATATTGGTGAAGGTTCGCCCAATTTGGCTGGCACTGACAAAGTGCATGGCGCCCCACTGGGCGAGGCTGAAATTGCCGCTACCCGTGCCGCCATTGGCTGGGAGCATGCGCCTTTCGAGATTCCCGCCGAGGTTTACAACGCCTGGGACGCGCAGGTTGAAGGCGCTGCACGCCAGTCGGCCTGGGACAAACTATTTGAGGCTTACAGCGCCAAATTTCCGGCCAAGGCCGCAGAGTTCAAGCGCCGGATGGCGGGTGATTTGCCTGCCCAGTTTGAACAGACTGCTGCCCGTTTGCTGGCTGAAGTGGCCGCCAAGGGTGAAACAATTGCCACCCGCAAAGCCAGCCAAAATGCAATTACGCTGTTGGCTGCTGAATTGCCTGAATTGCTGGGCGGCTCTGCTGACCTCACTGGTTCTAATCTGACCAACTGGCCCAAATGCGTGGCTGTTCGCCGCAACAAGGAAGGCTTCACAGCCGGTAACCACATTAATTGGGGTGTACGAGAGTTCGGCATGAGCGCCGCCCTGAACGGTGTGGCCCTTCATGGCGGTTACATTCCTTTTGGCGCTACTTTCCTGACCTTCTCGGATTACAGCCGCAATGCGCTGCGCATGGCTGCATTGATGAAGAAGCGCAATATTTTTGTGTTTACCCACGACTCAATCGGTTTGGGTGAAGACGGCCCCACCCACCAGCCAGTTGAGCATGCTGCAACCTTGCGTTTGCTGCCGAACATGGACGTGTGGCGTCCCGCTGATTCAGTGGAATCCATGGCTGCCTGGAATAGTGCGGTTATGCGCAAAGACGGCCCCAGCAGCTTGTTGTTCAGCCGCCAAAACCTGCCATTCCTGGCCCGTTCGGAATCGGCGTTGAATTCGATCGCCAAAGGTGGTTATGTGTTAGCCGATGCAGCCGATGCCAAGGTCACCTTGATTGCCACGGGCTCGGAAATCGAAATCGCCATGAACACGCAGAAAACTTTGGCTGAGAAAGGTATCGCGGCGCGTGTGGTGTCCATGCCTTCAACCAATGTATTTGATCGCCAAAGCGCTGCCTACAAGGCCGAAGTGCTGGGCACAGCGCCGATCGCTGTAATTGAGGCAGGTATGACCGATGGCTGGTACAAATATATTGCACAGGCTGGTGTGAAAGGCACCGTGTTGGGCATGAGTACCTTTGGTGAGTCTGCTCCCGCTGGCGCCTTGTTCAAGCACTTTGGGCTAACCACCGAGAAGTTTACCGAGGCCGCCTTGGCTTTGGCTCAATAA
- a CDS encoding 16S rRNA (uracil(1498)-N(3))-methyltransferase has translation MKHDKGKRLPRFLLEHCNSAGQVLDLSDDLMHYASRVLRLREGESVRVWNGKGCEYHATIHYASKKLAQIQVSDQLAMRNTELNRPLHVLQALPEGDKMDWVLEKCTELGVAGFHPVQAQRSVVKLEGERAAKRQAHWERVVLAASLQSEREQLAMVEPVRSVFDALEYVAHTWPSAHVLWFTPQAERGLRNWTPQANAEEPLVICVGPEGGWSPEETDTATQLGALPLNFSRRVLRTETFAVACTAQLTALLNLEAH, from the coding sequence ATGAAACACGACAAAGGCAAGCGCTTACCACGCTTCCTGCTAGAACACTGCAACAGCGCGGGCCAAGTGCTTGATCTGTCGGACGACTTGATGCATTACGCCTCAAGGGTTTTGCGCCTGCGTGAAGGCGAGTCAGTGCGCGTCTGGAATGGCAAAGGCTGTGAGTACCACGCCACAATCCACTATGCATCGAAGAAACTGGCGCAAATTCAAGTCAGCGACCAACTGGCCATGCGAAACACCGAGCTGAATAGACCCTTGCACGTGCTACAGGCCCTGCCAGAGGGCGACAAAATGGATTGGGTGCTTGAAAAATGCACAGAATTGGGCGTAGCCGGCTTTCACCCGGTTCAGGCCCAGCGCAGCGTGGTTAAACTGGAAGGTGAACGGGCTGCCAAGCGGCAAGCCCATTGGGAACGCGTGGTGTTGGCGGCGAGCTTGCAAAGCGAACGGGAACAACTGGCCATGGTTGAACCAGTCAGGTCTGTTTTTGATGCACTTGAATATGTGGCACACACCTGGCCCAGCGCGCATGTACTTTGGTTTACACCTCAAGCCGAACGGGGATTGCGAAATTGGACTCCCCAGGCAAACGCGGAGGAACCTTTGGTCATTTGCGTGGGTCCGGAAGGTGGTTGGTCACCCGAAGAAACTGACACCGCCACGCAACTGGGTGCCCTGCCCCTGAATTTTTCGCGACGTGTGTTGCGAACCGAAACATTCGCAGTGGCCTGCACAGCGCAGCTGACAGCCCTGCTAAACCTTGAAGCACATTGA
- a CDS encoding NAD-dependent succinate-semialdehyde dehydrogenase, which yields MSSTQSQTMNNKFEFKNPSLLQTNPFVYGGFHECEVDFPVDNPSTGETIAQVGNTSIALAHDAILCAEKALASWRNTTAKSRAQMLRKWFDLIIDNADDLAFLMTLEQGKPLAEAKGEVIYGASFVEWFAEQAKRIEGSVLESPQLGRELLVLKQGIGVCAAITPWNFPIAMITRKVAPALAAGCTVVIKPAEQTPLSALALAELSRQAGIPAGVLNVITGDADRSIEIGKVLCESEVVRKLTFTGSTEVGRILMQQCAPTIKKLSLELGGHAPFIVFEDADLDKAVEGLVASKFRNAGQTCVCTNRIYVQRSVQQAFAEKLLAKVAKLEVGDGLKTKASIGPMIDEQAVVKVQKHVDDALSKGAKLLHGGKPHELGGRFFQPTLIDNADHRMLVAQEETFGPLAAIFPFDTEEQAVNYANNTPYGLAAYFYTENSARTFRVSRALEYGMVGINVGVFSNEVGPFGGVKQSGLGREGSVWGIEEFLEMKYLCIGTL from the coding sequence ATGAGCAGTACCCAAAGCCAAACAATGAACAACAAATTTGAATTCAAGAACCCCAGCCTTTTGCAAACAAACCCATTTGTATACGGCGGTTTTCATGAATGTGAAGTTGATTTTCCAGTAGACAACCCCTCCACTGGCGAGACCATTGCGCAAGTTGGTAACACCTCAATCGCATTGGCCCATGACGCCATTCTGTGTGCTGAAAAAGCACTGGCCAGCTGGCGCAACACCACCGCCAAGAGCCGGGCGCAAATGCTGCGCAAGTGGTTTGACCTCATCATCGACAACGCCGACGACCTCGCATTTCTGATGACCCTGGAACAGGGCAAACCCCTGGCCGAAGCCAAAGGCGAAGTCATTTATGGCGCAAGCTTTGTGGAATGGTTTGCCGAGCAGGCCAAGCGGATTGAAGGCAGCGTGCTGGAATCACCCCAACTGGGTCGCGAACTGCTGGTGTTGAAACAGGGTATCGGCGTGTGCGCAGCCATTACGCCATGGAATTTTCCGATCGCCATGATTACCCGCAAGGTGGCGCCTGCATTGGCTGCTGGCTGTACAGTGGTCATCAAACCCGCCGAACAAACCCCGCTTAGTGCATTGGCATTGGCTGAATTGTCACGCCAGGCAGGCATTCCGGCTGGCGTGCTGAACGTCATCACCGGCGACGCTGACCGCTCCATCGAGATTGGCAAAGTGTTGTGCGAAAGTGAGGTGGTCCGCAAACTGACCTTCACCGGCAGCACCGAGGTGGGCCGCATCCTGATGCAACAATGTGCGCCAACCATCAAGAAATTAAGCCTCGAACTGGGCGGCCATGCGCCATTTATTGTTTTTGAAGACGCAGATCTGGACAAGGCAGTGGAAGGCTTGGTGGCCTCCAAGTTTCGCAATGCTGGCCAAACCTGCGTGTGCACCAACCGTATTTATGTTCAACGCAGCGTGCAACAGGCTTTTGCCGAGAAACTGCTTGCCAAAGTGGCCAAACTGGAAGTGGGCGATGGCCTGAAAACCAAAGCCAGCATTGGCCCCATGATCGACGAGCAGGCAGTCGTCAAAGTTCAAAAGCATGTGGACGATGCCCTGAGCAAAGGCGCCAAACTTCTTCATGGCGGCAAGCCTCACGAACTGGGTGGCCGTTTTTTCCAGCCAACCCTGATCGACAACGCCGACCATCGCATGCTGGTGGCCCAGGAAGAAACATTTGGGCCACTTGCTGCCATTTTTCCGTTTGACACCGAAGAACAGGCCGTCAATTACGCCAACAATACGCCCTACGGCCTTGCCGCCTACTTCTATACCGAGAACTCGGCACGCACGTTCCGCGTAAGTCGCGCACTGGAATACGGCATGGTGGGAATCAATGTGGGCGTTTTCTCCAACGAGGTGGGTCCTTTTGGCGGGGTTAAGCAATCAGGACTGGGTCGGGAAGGCTCGGTGTGGGGCATTGAGGAATTCCTGGAAATGAAGTACCTGTGCATTGGCACGCTCTAA
- the glyQ gene encoding glycine--tRNA ligase subunit alpha, with amino-acid sequence MQKKPLTFQQAILTLQNYWDQQGCALLQPFDMEVGAGTSHTATFLRALGPEPWNAAYVQPSRRPKDGRYGENPNRMQHYYQFQVVLKPSPENIIDLYLGSLEALGIDTQQNDIRFVEDNWENPTLGAWGLGWEVWLNGMEVTQFTYFQQVGGLDCSPILGEITYGIERLTMYLQGKENVYDLVWTEREEKGVKKVLTYGDVFHQNEVEQSTYNFEHSNADMLFRHFGEYETEAKHLIEVGLALPAYEMILKAAHTFNLLDARGAISVTERAAYIGRIRNLSRAVAQAYFDSREKLGFPMCNTPNSQAA; translated from the coding sequence ATGCAAAAGAAACCGCTGACGTTTCAACAGGCCATTCTGACCCTGCAAAACTATTGGGACCAACAAGGTTGCGCCCTGTTGCAACCCTTCGACATGGAAGTGGGCGCTGGCACCAGCCACACCGCCACTTTTTTGCGCGCCTTGGGCCCTGAACCCTGGAATGCCGCCTACGTTCAGCCCTCGCGCCGTCCCAAAGACGGCCGCTACGGTGAAAACCCCAACCGCATGCAGCACTACTACCAGTTTCAGGTTGTGTTGAAGCCATCGCCAGAAAACATCATTGACCTGTACTTGGGCAGTCTGGAAGCCCTTGGCATTGACACCCAACAAAACGACATTCGGTTTGTGGAAGACAACTGGGAAAACCCAACCCTGGGTGCCTGGGGTTTGGGTTGGGAAGTGTGGTTGAACGGCATGGAAGTGACCCAGTTCACTTACTTTCAGCAAGTGGGCGGCCTGGACTGTTCGCCAATTTTGGGCGAAATCACCTATGGCATTGAACGCCTGACCATGTACCTGCAAGGCAAGGAAAATGTTTACGATTTGGTATGGACCGAGCGCGAAGAAAAAGGCGTCAAGAAAGTGCTCACCTACGGCGATGTATTCCACCAAAACGAAGTGGAGCAATCCACTTACAACTTTGAACACAGCAATGCAGACATGTTGTTCCGCCATTTTGGCGAATACGAGACTGAGGCCAAACATTTGATCGAAGTTGGCCTGGCCTTGCCCGCTTACGAAATGATTCTGAAAGCTGCACACACGTTCAACCTGCTGGATGCCCGTGGTGCCATTTCCGTGACAGAGCGTGCGGCTTACATCGGCCGAATCCGCAATTTGTCGCGTGCAGTGGCACAGGCCTATTTCGATTCCCGCGAGAAGCTGGGCTTTCCCATGTGCAACACCCCCAACTCACAAGCCGCTTGA
- the glyS gene encoding glycine--tRNA ligase subunit beta, which yields MNSTLLVELFTEELPPKALQTLGNAFAELLSKTLRDEGHLADNSAVEAFASPRRLACRITNVAAVSPEKKIQERLLPVKIGLDANGQPTPPLQKKLDSLGLGAIAVDQLETISDGKQDVLHISRTQAGKALEDSLTKALDTATTKLPIPKVMSYQRPDGSTVHFVRPAHRLVCLHGDKVVPAQVLGLESDRITLGHRFLSQGVLNIASADSYEAQLETEGKVIASFGKRKAAIVKALAEQAAGDKVVQPDELIDEVCALVEWPVVYEAGFEREFLEVPQECLILTMQANQKYFAITDQNGKMKNRFLLVSNLLTPTPELITTGNERVLRARLADAKFFFDQDRKKTLESRLPGLANVVYHNKLGTQKDRNGRLVELAAALAPVCGADVEQAKRAALLCKADLLTDMVGEFPELQGNMGEHYARHDGEHPNVAQAIADHYSPRFAGDQLPRNPVGVATALADKLETMVGIYSIGLIPTGDKDPFALRRHALGVIRMVIEKNLKLDLIDALNKASKLFVAYPDFKHSVEGIGGFIQDRLRGYLKDQGYSTAEVESVLSQNPSQFADLPKRLEAVRAFSQLPESQALAAANKRITNILKKTEVGSAEVDTSLLQVDAEKALATQVKEVEPHATRAFEQGDYQQALLVLAPLKANVDAFFENVMVMDNNEALKNNRLALLKHMHGLMNRVADISQLAA from the coding sequence ATGAATTCAACATTACTGGTAGAGCTGTTCACCGAAGAGCTCCCACCCAAAGCGTTACAAACACTGGGCAACGCGTTCGCCGAACTGCTGAGCAAAACACTGCGCGATGAAGGCCACCTCGCGGACAACAGCGCGGTGGAGGCTTTTGCCAGCCCACGTCGACTGGCATGCCGCATCACCAACGTGGCTGCGGTCAGCCCTGAGAAAAAAATTCAGGAACGCCTGCTGCCTGTAAAAATTGGTCTGGATGCCAATGGCCAACCCACCCCACCCTTGCAGAAAAAACTGGATTCACTGGGACTGGGCGCCATTGCTGTGGATCAACTGGAAACCATCAGCGATGGCAAACAGGATGTGCTGCACATTTCGCGCACCCAGGCAGGCAAGGCGCTTGAAGATTCGCTGACCAAAGCCCTGGATACTGCCACCACCAAACTGCCCATTCCCAAGGTGATGAGTTACCAGCGCCCCGATGGCAGCACGGTGCATTTTGTGCGCCCCGCCCACCGCCTGGTTTGCCTGCACGGTGACAAGGTAGTACCCGCGCAGGTATTGGGACTGGAGAGTGACCGAATTACACTGGGCCACCGCTTCCTGAGCCAGGGTGTGCTGAATATTGCCAGTGCAGACAGCTACGAAGCCCAACTTGAGACCGAAGGCAAAGTGATTGCCAGTTTCGGGAAACGCAAAGCAGCCATTGTAAAAGCCTTGGCAGAGCAAGCTGCTGGCGACAAAGTGGTGCAACCCGACGAGTTGATTGACGAAGTGTGCGCACTGGTTGAATGGCCTGTTGTGTACGAGGCCGGTTTCGAGAGAGAATTTCTGGAAGTGCCACAGGAATGCCTGATTTTAACCATGCAGGCCAACCAGAAATACTTTGCGATCACAGACCAAAATGGCAAGATGAAAAACCGCTTCTTGCTGGTTTCAAACCTGTTGACACCCACACCCGAACTGATCACAACCGGCAATGAACGCGTGCTGCGAGCGCGCCTTGCTGATGCCAAATTCTTCTTCGATCAAGACCGCAAAAAAACATTGGAAAGCCGCCTGCCTGGCCTGGCCAATGTGGTGTACCACAACAAACTGGGCACCCAGAAAGACCGCAATGGTCGTTTGGTTGAACTGGCTGCGGCCTTGGCGCCCGTGTGTGGTGCCGATGTTGAACAGGCCAAACGTGCAGCCCTGCTTTGCAAGGCCGACTTGCTCACTGACATGGTGGGTGAATTTCCCGAACTGCAAGGCAATATGGGTGAGCACTACGCCCGCCACGATGGCGAACACCCCAATGTGGCGCAAGCCATTGCCGACCACTACAGCCCCCGTTTTGCGGGCGACCAGTTGCCACGCAACCCCGTGGGTGTTGCAACCGCGCTGGCTGACAAGCTTGAAACCATGGTGGGTATTTACAGCATTGGTTTGATTCCCACTGGCGACAAGGACCCCTTCGCTTTGCGCCGCCACGCCTTGGGCGTGATTCGCATGGTGATCGAAAAAAACCTGAAACTGGATTTGATCGATGCCTTGAACAAAGCCAGCAAATTGTTTGTCGCCTATCCAGATTTCAAGCACAGCGTGGAAGGAATCGGTGGTTTTATTCAAGACCGCCTGCGTGGTTACCTGAAAGACCAAGGCTATTCCACCGCTGAAGTTGAATCGGTTCTCAGCCAAAACCCAAGCCAGTTCGCCGACCTGCCCAAGCGCCTTGAAGCAGTGCGCGCATTCTCGCAGTTGCCTGAATCGCAAGCCCTTGCTGCGGCCAACAAACGCATTACCAATATTCTGAAGAAAACCGAAGTGGGCTCTGCTGAGGTGGATACAAGCCTGTTGCAGGTAGACGCTGAAAAAGCACTGGCTACGCAGGTGAAAGAGGTGGAGCCACACGCCACGCGGGCATTCGAACAGGGTGATTACCAGCAAGCCTTGCTGGTTTTGGCTCCATTGAAAGCCAATGTAGACGCCTTCTTTGAAAACGTGATGGTCATGGACAACAACGAAGCGCTGAAAAACAATCGCCTTGCTTTGTTGAAACACATGCATGGTTTGATGAACCGTGTGGCCGACATTTCGCAACTGGCCGCTTAA
- the gmhB gene encoding D-glycero-beta-D-manno-heptose 1,7-bisphosphate 7-phosphatase, with amino-acid sequence MKLIVLDRDGVINEDSDEYIKSVDEWIPIPGSMEAIARLNRGGFRIVVATNQSGISRGLFDLETLSAMHKKMHELAGVAGGHIEGIFFCPHGPDDKCNCRKPKPGLFQEIQARTGFNLEGVPCVGDSLRDLQAGASMGCSTFLVKTGKGKKTLEKSKDELPKGTLVFDNLTAVAEHLVPDDPFANNR; translated from the coding sequence ATGAAACTTATCGTGCTGGATCGGGATGGCGTCATCAATGAAGACTCAGACGAGTACATCAAGTCCGTGGATGAATGGATCCCCATTCCTGGCAGCATGGAAGCCATTGCACGCTTGAACCGCGGGGGTTTTCGGATTGTTGTGGCCACCAATCAAAGTGGCATCTCGCGCGGCTTGTTCGATCTTGAAACGCTTTCCGCCATGCACAAAAAAATGCATGAACTGGCTGGCGTCGCAGGCGGGCACATTGAAGGCATCTTCTTCTGCCCACATGGTCCCGATGACAAATGCAATTGCCGCAAGCCCAAACCAGGCCTGTTTCAGGAAATTCAGGCGCGCACCGGCTTCAATCTTGAAGGTGTGCCTTGCGTCGGCGATTCACTTCGCGATTTGCAAGCCGGTGCCAGCATGGGCTGCAGCACATTTCTGGTCAAAACCGGCAAAGGCAAAAAAACACTTGAAAAAAGCAAAGACGAATTGCCCAAAGGCACCTTGGTGTTCGACAATCTGACTGCAGTTGCCGAACATTTGGTGCCTGACGACCCTTTCGCAAACAATCGATAA
- a CDS encoding lysophospholipid acyltransferase family protein → MRSFIGSILFFVYVVVYTPIHATLLLLVSPFISIRNRYVFACWWNALNIKMLRLLCNIQYKVEGMEHLPNTGAIILAKHQSAWETFAIPANLLPRQLCLVYKKELQFVPFFGWALWVLRMVPIDRKNGVEAFEQVKTMAGKRMKEGAWMMFFPEGTRVPVGYKRRYKTGGTRLAVATGTPVVPVAHDAGEYWKRKGFFKKAGTVTLRFGPPISPEGHDADSLMKVVEDWIESEMHNISPHRYNSAETPLVGKGDN, encoded by the coding sequence GTGAGATCCTTCATTGGTTCTATCCTGTTTTTTGTTTACGTGGTGGTGTATACACCCATTCACGCAACGTTATTACTCTTGGTCTCCCCCTTCATTTCCATTCGCAACAGGTATGTGTTTGCCTGTTGGTGGAATGCACTGAATATTAAAATGCTTCGCCTGCTGTGCAACATTCAGTACAAGGTTGAAGGCATGGAGCACCTGCCCAACACAGGCGCCATCATCCTGGCCAAGCATCAGTCTGCCTGGGAAACATTTGCCATCCCGGCAAACCTGTTACCGCGCCAACTGTGCCTGGTGTACAAAAAAGAATTGCAGTTTGTACCGTTCTTCGGCTGGGCTTTGTGGGTGTTGCGCATGGTGCCGATTGATCGCAAAAATGGTGTTGAAGCTTTTGAACAAGTAAAAACCATGGCTGGCAAACGCATGAAAGAAGGCGCATGGATGATGTTTTTCCCCGAGGGAACCCGTGTACCCGTGGGCTACAAGCGCCGCTACAAAACCGGCGGCACTCGCTTGGCTGTGGCCACAGGTACCCCTGTAGTGCCCGTGGCGCACGATGCTGGCGAGTACTGGAAACGCAAAGGATTCTTCAAAAAAGCAGGTACTGTCACTTTGCGTTTTGGTCCACCTATTTCACCGGAAGGCCATGACGCCGACAGCCTGATGAAAGTGGTTGAAGACTGGATTGAAAGTGAGATGCACAACATTAGCCCCCATCGCTACAACAGCGCTGAAACCCCTTTGGTGGGAAAAGGCGACAACTAG